A genomic stretch from Caloenas nicobarica isolate bCalNic1 chromosome 3, bCalNic1.hap1, whole genome shotgun sequence includes:
- the NUS1 gene encoding dehydrodolichyl diphosphate synthase complex subunit NUS1: MSGAGGLAWRALHALLRALLCLQRALLACLRGRAANGPRAWLWRRAASASCALLAPAAGAFAFRKAGAGRRRPGGAAQGRQRWRSDGRALQKLPVHMGLVVTEEEPSYADMASLVVWCMAVGISYISVYDHNGIFKRNNSRLMDEILKQQQELLGLDCSKYMVKFANQDKADQVLNCQSTLKVLSPEDGKADIVKAAQNFCQLVAQQQRTYTDLDVNVLDNLLSSTNGFPDPDLVLKFGPVDSTLGFLPWHIRLTEIISLPSHLNISYEDFFSALHHYAACEQRWGK, translated from the exons atgagcggggcgggcgggctggcCTGGCGCGCGCTGCACGCGCTGCTGCGcgccctgctctgcctgcagcgcGCGCTGCTGGCCTGCCTGCGCGGCCGCGCCGCCAACGGGCCCCGCGCGTGGCTCTGGCGCCGCGCAGCCTCCGCCTCCTGCGCCCTCCTGGCCCCCGCCGCTGGGGCCTTCGCCTTCCGCaaggcgggcgcggggcggcggcggcccggggGAGCGGCGCAGGGCCGGCAGCGGTGGCGCTCGGACGGGCGGGCCCTGCAGAAGCTGCCGGTGCACATGGGGCTGGTGGTGACCGAGGAGGAGCCGAGCTACGCGGACATGGCCAGCCTGGTGGTGTGGTGCATGGCGGTGGGCATCTCCTACATCAGCGTCTACGACCATAATG gtattttcaaGAGGAATAATTCAAGATTGATggatgaaattttaaaacagcagcaagaactCTTGGGACTAGATTGCTCCAAGTATATGGTGAAATTTGCAAATCAAGACAAAGCTGATCAAG ttttaaattgcCAATCTACATTGAAGGTGCTGTCCCCAGAAGATGGAAAAGCAGACATAGTAAAAGCTGCTCAGAACTTTTGTCAGTTGGTAGCACAGCAGCAAAGAACATACACAGACCTGGATGTGAATGTCTTAGACAACTTATTAAGTA GTACAAATGGATTTCCTGATCCTGATTTAGTCTTGAAGTTTGGTCCTGTGGACAGCACATTAGGATTCCTTCCATGGCACATCAGACTGACAGAGATCAT TTCTTTGCCTTCCCACCTGAACATCAGCTATGAAGACTTTTTCTCTGCCCTCCATCACTATGCAGCCTGTGAGCAACGCTGGGGAAAGTGA